A part of Papaver somniferum cultivar HN1 unplaced genomic scaffold, ASM357369v1 unplaced-scaffold_118, whole genome shotgun sequence genomic DNA contains:
- the LOC113330625 gene encoding G-box-binding factor 1-like isoform X1 codes for MGTGEESTAGKPAAPTASTQETPPTATYPDWTTQMQAYYGAAPPPPFFTSNVASPTPHPYVWGGQHLMPPYGTPIPYPGLYPHGGLYPHPGVPPSAPDAVKEIEGKGPDRKERGSTKKSKGNSGNAGLVVGKSGESAKLTSGSGNDGASQSADSGSEGVSQSSDENTNQREVSGTKKKGFNQMLAEGANAQNNVTVGYSGAVVPATVPGNPVGTIPGTNLNMGMDLWNTSPVGTIPLRAATVPPKMVGREGVPADHVWVQQDERELKRQKRKQSNRESARRSRLRKQAECEDLQSKVEILNNENHSLSDELQRLSEECEKLTTENKTLMEELNQLYGPDAVAALQGVRTNMLVQSVHGDGKGQDASIQSNNLVSGHPNGSLYNSNSTELGSN; via the exons ATGGGTACTGGAGAAGAAAGTACAGCAGGAAAGCCTGCTGCGCCAACTGCATCAACTCAG GAAACACCACCAACGGCCACATATCCTGATTGGACTACGCAAATGCAG GCATACTATGGTGCAGCCCCTCCGCCTCCCTTTTTCACTTCAAATGTTGCTTCCCCAACTCCTCACCCATACGTGTGGGGCGGCCAG CATTTAATGCCTCCATATGGAACTCCTATTCCATACCCCGGTTTATATCCTCATGGAGGACTTTATCCTCATCCGGGTGTACCTCCTTCG GCTCCGGATGCAGTTAAAGAAATAGAAGGGAAGGGCCCTGACCGAAAAGAACGGGGTTCAACAAAGAAGTCCAAAGGAAATTCAGGAAATGCAGGTCTCGTAGTCGGAAAGTCTGGAGAAAGCGCAAAGTTGACTTCAGGCTCAGGAAATGATGGTGCCTCACAAAG TGCTGACAGTGGGAGTGAGGGCGTATCACAGTCAAGTGACGAGAACACTAATCAAAGA GAAGTTTCTGGGACTAAGAAAAAAGGCTTTAACCAGATGCTCGCGGAAG GAGCAAATGCACAGAACAACGTTACTGTTGGATACAGTGGTGCAGTCGTTCCAGCTACAGTTCCTGGGAACCCAGTAGGAACTATTCCAGGGACTAATTTGAACATGGGAATGGACCTTTGGAATACGTCTCCTGTTGGAACTATACCTCTTAGAGCGGCCACAGTTCCGCCGAAAATGGTTGGGCGTGAAGGAGTTCCAGCTGACCATGTATGGGTTCAG CAGGATGAACGTGAACTAAAAAGGCAGAAAAGGAAGCAGTCTAATCGGGAGTCAGCCAGGAGGTCAAGGTTGCGCAAGCAG GCTGAATGCGAAGACTTACAATCCAAGGTTGAGATTTTGAACAATGAAAACCATAGCCTCAGTGACGAGCTGCAGAGGCTGTCCGAGGAATGCGAGAAGCTCACAACTGAAAATAAGACTTTAATG GAAGAGCTGAACCAGCTATATGGACCAGATGCCGTAGCAGCCCTCCAAGGCGTCAGGACTAACATGTTAGTCCAATCAGTCCATGGTGATGGCAAAGGACAAGATGCATCGATACAAAGCAACAACTTGGTGTCGGGTCACCCAAATGGAAGTTTATATAACTCTAATAGCACTGAGCTCGGGTCTAATTGA
- the LOC113330625 gene encoding G-box-binding factor 1-like isoform X3 encodes MGTGEESTAGKPAAPTASTQETPPTATYPDWTTQMQAYYGAAPPPPFFTSNVASPTPHPYVWGGQHLMPPYGTPIPYPGLYPHGGLYPHPGVPPSAPDAVKEIEGKGPDRKERGSTKKSKGNSGNAGLVVGKSGESAKLTSGSGNDGASQSADSGSEGVSQSSDENTNQREVSGTKKKGFNQMLAEGANAQNNVTVGYSGAVVPATVPGNPVGTIPGTNLNMGMDLWNTSPVGTIPLRAATVPPKMVGREGVPADHQDERELKRQKRKQSNRESARRSRLRKQAECEDLQSKVEILNNENHSLSDELQRLSEECEKLTTENKTLMEELNQLYGPDAVAALQGVRTNMLVQSVHGDGKGQDASIQSNNLVSGHPNGSLYNSNSTELGSN; translated from the exons ATGGGTACTGGAGAAGAAAGTACAGCAGGAAAGCCTGCTGCGCCAACTGCATCAACTCAG GAAACACCACCAACGGCCACATATCCTGATTGGACTACGCAAATGCAG GCATACTATGGTGCAGCCCCTCCGCCTCCCTTTTTCACTTCAAATGTTGCTTCCCCAACTCCTCACCCATACGTGTGGGGCGGCCAG CATTTAATGCCTCCATATGGAACTCCTATTCCATACCCCGGTTTATATCCTCATGGAGGACTTTATCCTCATCCGGGTGTACCTCCTTCG GCTCCGGATGCAGTTAAAGAAATAGAAGGGAAGGGCCCTGACCGAAAAGAACGGGGTTCAACAAAGAAGTCCAAAGGAAATTCAGGAAATGCAGGTCTCGTAGTCGGAAAGTCTGGAGAAAGCGCAAAGTTGACTTCAGGCTCAGGAAATGATGGTGCCTCACAAAG TGCTGACAGTGGGAGTGAGGGCGTATCACAGTCAAGTGACGAGAACACTAATCAAAGA GAAGTTTCTGGGACTAAGAAAAAAGGCTTTAACCAGATGCTCGCGGAAG GAGCAAATGCACAGAACAACGTTACTGTTGGATACAGTGGTGCAGTCGTTCCAGCTACAGTTCCTGGGAACCCAGTAGGAACTATTCCAGGGACTAATTTGAACATGGGAATGGACCTTTGGAATACGTCTCCTGTTGGAACTATACCTCTTAGAGCGGCCACAGTTCCGCCGAAAATGGTTGGGCGTGAAGGAGTTCCAGCTGACCAT CAGGATGAACGTGAACTAAAAAGGCAGAAAAGGAAGCAGTCTAATCGGGAGTCAGCCAGGAGGTCAAGGTTGCGCAAGCAG GCTGAATGCGAAGACTTACAATCCAAGGTTGAGATTTTGAACAATGAAAACCATAGCCTCAGTGACGAGCTGCAGAGGCTGTCCGAGGAATGCGAGAAGCTCACAACTGAAAATAAGACTTTAATG GAAGAGCTGAACCAGCTATATGGACCAGATGCCGTAGCAGCCCTCCAAGGCGTCAGGACTAACATGTTAGTCCAATCAGTCCATGGTGATGGCAAAGGACAAGATGCATCGATACAAAGCAACAACTTGGTGTCGGGTCACCCAAATGGAAGTTTATATAACTCTAATAGCACTGAGCTCGGGTCTAATTGA
- the LOC113330625 gene encoding G-box-binding factor 1-like isoform X4: protein MGTGEESTAGKPAAPTASTQETPPTATYPDWTTQMQAYYGAAPPPPFFTSNVASPTPHPYVWGGQHLMPPYGTPIPYPGLYPHGGLYPHPGVPPSAPDAVKEIEGKGPDRKERGSTKKSKGNSGNAGLVVGKSGESAKLTSGSGNDGASQSADSGSEGVSQSSDENTNQREVSGTKKKGFNQMLAEGANAQNNVTVGYSGAVVPATVPGNPVGTIPGTNLNMGMDLWNTSPVGTIPLRAATVPPKMVGREGVPADHDERELKRQKRKQSNRESARRSRLRKQAECEDLQSKVEILNNENHSLSDELQRLSEECEKLTTENKTLMEELNQLYGPDAVAALQGVRTNMLVQSVHGDGKGQDASIQSNNLVSGHPNGSLYNSNSTELGSN from the exons ATGGGTACTGGAGAAGAAAGTACAGCAGGAAAGCCTGCTGCGCCAACTGCATCAACTCAG GAAACACCACCAACGGCCACATATCCTGATTGGACTACGCAAATGCAG GCATACTATGGTGCAGCCCCTCCGCCTCCCTTTTTCACTTCAAATGTTGCTTCCCCAACTCCTCACCCATACGTGTGGGGCGGCCAG CATTTAATGCCTCCATATGGAACTCCTATTCCATACCCCGGTTTATATCCTCATGGAGGACTTTATCCTCATCCGGGTGTACCTCCTTCG GCTCCGGATGCAGTTAAAGAAATAGAAGGGAAGGGCCCTGACCGAAAAGAACGGGGTTCAACAAAGAAGTCCAAAGGAAATTCAGGAAATGCAGGTCTCGTAGTCGGAAAGTCTGGAGAAAGCGCAAAGTTGACTTCAGGCTCAGGAAATGATGGTGCCTCACAAAG TGCTGACAGTGGGAGTGAGGGCGTATCACAGTCAAGTGACGAGAACACTAATCAAAGA GAAGTTTCTGGGACTAAGAAAAAAGGCTTTAACCAGATGCTCGCGGAAG GAGCAAATGCACAGAACAACGTTACTGTTGGATACAGTGGTGCAGTCGTTCCAGCTACAGTTCCTGGGAACCCAGTAGGAACTATTCCAGGGACTAATTTGAACATGGGAATGGACCTTTGGAATACGTCTCCTGTTGGAACTATACCTCTTAGAGCGGCCACAGTTCCGCCGAAAATGGTTGGGCGTGAAGGAGTTCCAGCTGACCAT GATGAACGTGAACTAAAAAGGCAGAAAAGGAAGCAGTCTAATCGGGAGTCAGCCAGGAGGTCAAGGTTGCGCAAGCAG GCTGAATGCGAAGACTTACAATCCAAGGTTGAGATTTTGAACAATGAAAACCATAGCCTCAGTGACGAGCTGCAGAGGCTGTCCGAGGAATGCGAGAAGCTCACAACTGAAAATAAGACTTTAATG GAAGAGCTGAACCAGCTATATGGACCAGATGCCGTAGCAGCCCTCCAAGGCGTCAGGACTAACATGTTAGTCCAATCAGTCCATGGTGATGGCAAAGGACAAGATGCATCGATACAAAGCAACAACTTGGTGTCGGGTCACCCAAATGGAAGTTTATATAACTCTAATAGCACTGAGCTCGGGTCTAATTGA
- the LOC113330625 gene encoding G-box-binding factor 1-like isoform X2, with amino-acid sequence MGTGEESTAGKPAAPTASTQETPPTATYPDWTTQMQAYYGAAPPPPFFTSNVASPTPHPYVWGGQHLMPPYGTPIPYPGLYPHGGLYPHPGVPPSAPDAVKEIEGKGPDRKERGSTKKSKGNSGNAGLVVGKSGESAKLTSGSGNDGASQSADSGSEGVSQSSDENTNQREVSGTKKKGFNQMLAEGANAQNNVTVGYSGAVVPATVPGNPVGTIPGTNLNMGMDLWNTSPVGTIPLRAATVPPKMVGREGVPADHVWVQDERELKRQKRKQSNRESARRSRLRKQAECEDLQSKVEILNNENHSLSDELQRLSEECEKLTTENKTLMEELNQLYGPDAVAALQGVRTNMLVQSVHGDGKGQDASIQSNNLVSGHPNGSLYNSNSTELGSN; translated from the exons ATGGGTACTGGAGAAGAAAGTACAGCAGGAAAGCCTGCTGCGCCAACTGCATCAACTCAG GAAACACCACCAACGGCCACATATCCTGATTGGACTACGCAAATGCAG GCATACTATGGTGCAGCCCCTCCGCCTCCCTTTTTCACTTCAAATGTTGCTTCCCCAACTCCTCACCCATACGTGTGGGGCGGCCAG CATTTAATGCCTCCATATGGAACTCCTATTCCATACCCCGGTTTATATCCTCATGGAGGACTTTATCCTCATCCGGGTGTACCTCCTTCG GCTCCGGATGCAGTTAAAGAAATAGAAGGGAAGGGCCCTGACCGAAAAGAACGGGGTTCAACAAAGAAGTCCAAAGGAAATTCAGGAAATGCAGGTCTCGTAGTCGGAAAGTCTGGAGAAAGCGCAAAGTTGACTTCAGGCTCAGGAAATGATGGTGCCTCACAAAG TGCTGACAGTGGGAGTGAGGGCGTATCACAGTCAAGTGACGAGAACACTAATCAAAGA GAAGTTTCTGGGACTAAGAAAAAAGGCTTTAACCAGATGCTCGCGGAAG GAGCAAATGCACAGAACAACGTTACTGTTGGATACAGTGGTGCAGTCGTTCCAGCTACAGTTCCTGGGAACCCAGTAGGAACTATTCCAGGGACTAATTTGAACATGGGAATGGACCTTTGGAATACGTCTCCTGTTGGAACTATACCTCTTAGAGCGGCCACAGTTCCGCCGAAAATGGTTGGGCGTGAAGGAGTTCCAGCTGACCATGTATGGGTTCAG GATGAACGTGAACTAAAAAGGCAGAAAAGGAAGCAGTCTAATCGGGAGTCAGCCAGGAGGTCAAGGTTGCGCAAGCAG GCTGAATGCGAAGACTTACAATCCAAGGTTGAGATTTTGAACAATGAAAACCATAGCCTCAGTGACGAGCTGCAGAGGCTGTCCGAGGAATGCGAGAAGCTCACAACTGAAAATAAGACTTTAATG GAAGAGCTGAACCAGCTATATGGACCAGATGCCGTAGCAGCCCTCCAAGGCGTCAGGACTAACATGTTAGTCCAATCAGTCCATGGTGATGGCAAAGGACAAGATGCATCGATACAAAGCAACAACTTGGTGTCGGGTCACCCAAATGGAAGTTTATATAACTCTAATAGCACTGAGCTCGGGTCTAATTGA
- the LOC113330660 gene encoding probable protein phosphatase 2C 55: protein MAAAASGSKALLSDCCLDGFTLKNGHVSNSAKQVCFSFNKRSLYSGSRASMSLKNRKPSNDNLHCGYFMFDAMRKSCDYNPLIGLGCRHLHTSSAAFVSVGASPDSSVHGSGCDQQPVTPTVSCDQKSLGDKTLKLVSGSCYLPHPDKVDTGGEDAHFICIDEQATGVADGVGGWAEVGINAGLYAQELMSNSVIAIVNEPKGSIDPARVLEKAHSSTKAQGSSTACIIALTDEGIHAINLGDSGFIVVRDGSTVYRSPVQQHGFNFPYQLECGRNGDLPSSGQVLTVLVAPGDVIVAGTDGLFDNLFNGEITDIIVQAVRAGLEPQGAAEKIAALARQRALDEKRTSPFSKAAREAGFQYYGGKLDDVTVVVSYIANSTTINV, encoded by the exons ATGGCTGCTGCTGCTAGTGGTTCCAAAGCTTTgttgagtgattgttgcttagATGGCTTTACTTTGAAGAATGGTCATGTATCAAACTCGGCAAAAcaagtttgtttttcctttaataaAAGAAGTCTCTACAGTGGTAGTAGAGCAAGCATGAGCTTGAAGAATAGAAAACCCTCGAATGATAATCTGCATTGTGGGTATTTCATGTTTGATGCAATGAGAAAGAGTTGCGACTACAATCCGTTAATAGGACTAGGATGCAGACATTTACATACCTCATCGGCTGCATTTGTCTCAGTTGGTGCTTCTCCCGATTCATCTGTTCATGGTTCAGGATGTGATCAACAGCCTGTAACTCCCACTGTTTCATGTGACCA GAAGAGTTTGGGTGACAAGACCTTGAAGTTGGTTTCAGGATCATGTTACTTACCCCACCCTGATAAAGTAGATACCGGAGGCGAGGATGCACATTTTATATGCATTGACGAGCAAGCTACTGGGGTAGCAGATGGTGTTGGTGGCTGGGCTGAAGTTGGTATTAATGCAGGACTGTATGCCCAAGAGCTCATGTCTAACTCAGTAATTGCAATTGTGAACGAACCTAAAGGTTCGATTGACCCAGCAAGGGTTTTAGAGAAAGCCCATTCAAGCACGAAAGCGCAAGGATCATCAACAGCGTGCATTATAGCATTGACAGATGAG GGTATCCATGCCATCAATTTAGGTGACAGTGGTTTTATAGTGGTAAGAGATGGGTCCACGGTCTACCGTTCCCCTGTGCAACAGCATGGTTTCAATTTCCCTTATCAACTAGAGTGTGGAAGAAATGGTGATCTTCCAAGCAGTGGTCAG GTATTGACGGTACTTGTTGCACCCGGGGATGTCATTGTTGCTGGAACAGACGGACTATTCGATAACCTGTTCAACGGTGAAATCACAGATATTATTGTTCAGGCTGTTAGGGCTGGGTTGGAGCCTCAAGGAGCTGCAGAGAAGATTGCAGCACTAGCAAGGCAGAGAGCGCTTGACGAAAAACGAACATCACCATTTTCTAAAGCTGCACGAGAAGCGGGATTTCAGTATTATGGTGGCAAGCTTGACGATGTCACTGTCGTTGTCTCCTATATCGCCAACTCTACAACAATAAATGTATGA